The genomic stretch ATGTTTTCAAAATGATCTTCGAGTTCCACTTCCTTGGCGACGGTGACGCCGTCCTTGGTGACGGTGGGGGAGCCGAATTTTTTGTCGATGATGACATTGCGGCCCTTGGGACCGAGGGTGACCTTCACCGCATCGGCCAACTTGTCGACGCCCTTGCGCAGTTTCTCGCGGGCAATCGCATCGAATTCTATTTGCTTAGCCATTCTGGTAATTCTCCTTGATTCGTTGGATTACTTCAGTACCGCGAGAATATCGGACTCGCGCATGATCAGGAATTCGGCGCCGTCCACGGAGACTTCCGAGCCGGAATACTTTCCGTAGAGGATTTTGTCGCCGACCTTGACGGACATCGCCAGCAGCTTGCCATCATCGGAGAGGCGGCCCGGACCGGCGGCCATGATCTGACCTTCCTGCGGTTTTTCCTTGGCGGTATCGGGGATGATGATCCCGCCCTTCTTGACCTCTTCCTGCTGAAGCGGCTTCACCAGAACGCGGTCTTGCAACGGATGAATGTTCATCAATGCACTCCTTATGGATTAGTAGTGGTTAACTGATTGCTTTGTATTTCAACGATGCTTTCTGTCTTCTCATGTTCAGCCGCTCAATGCTACGAACGATCGCGGCGGCTTGTTAGCACTCATCATCGTCGAGTGCTAACAGCTTATACGCGAATATATCGGCGGAGGTTTCCGGGGTCAATCAGATTTTGGAGAAATGGACGGGCTGCCTCATAAAACATTATTGTACAACGTCTTATGTTGTAATAAAGCGCTGCTCAAGTCAGAAATTAGTCACCGCTAACACCTTGCTCACGGCGCGGCCAGATCCACCCCTCCCGCTGCGTGGGAGGGGTGGATTAGTATGTTGCTTCTGTCTACGTGACGATGGGGATACTTATGCTAAAAGGTTTCATCGCCACATCTTTCGATGTGCTTATAGTAGTTCAGCCCGGGGGAGTTGACCAGGATGTAATCAAACAGTACTGCCGCCTCGGGATCACTCTGCGCGCCAAGGCGCTGGTAGCGCGTACTGCTCGCCCAACTCAGAACGTTCGTCAGGAGTCCGGAATGTGATTCTCTCACTGTCGCCGGAATCGTCTCGCCAATCGGCTCGCCGGTCATCGGATTAACCGGTGTCACGCTCAGTTCTCCCTCGGCAAAGAAGTTGAACTGATATATGCCCAGCGCACTCAGCCGCGTCGTCTGCCGCAGATGCACCGGACCACTGACGTACACATAATCGCCCGGACCGGAGGAGCAGAATGGCTTGGGAATGACCTGATCGAAATTCAATACGAAATCCTGAACGAAGACACCGGTGTTGCGCGGAACTTTGGAAGCGACCTTCATCATGGTGGCCTTACCATCAGTAAGGATCGGAACATCCGCGCTGACATCACCAAGCGGCCCGCCGATGGCGGCACGAAGTTCGATCGGCAGCCCATTGTAGATGATCGACGGGATTGTGCGGAAGGGGGCCGGATTGATGTCGCCCGTCTCGGCAAACGGTAGATCCGGAGCCAGCAAACCACTGCGGATCAAATCCACTTTCACGAATTGTTCGGCCAATTCCCAACTGATAACCTGATGGTCGGTGGTACCGGGAATCAGGATCTCGAAATGAACATTACCGACCGTCCAGTTACCGATCTTGAACAGGCGAAGGTGAAATCGCGCGGGGGAATAATCACCGCAGGCAAGCTGGACAACACCCGCCGACCACCCGCAATTTTGGCCGAAGCTGGCCTGGACGTCGCCGATCGCATCGACCCAGGTCGAATTGAAGGGCGGCACCGGCGGCATGCCGAAGGCCGAGCGATCGCCATCCAGCGACATCAGCGCGGCCCGAATGTCCCGAGGGTCGGCCTTCCCGAAGAAGATGACGTTGATCGGGTCCTGCGGATCGTTACTGAGATCATCACTGGTGAACGGCCAAAACGTCAGCGCGTTGCCGCCCAAATTGACGGTGACAAGTGGCGACGGCGTCGTGCCGGTACACGTTTGTTTGGCGATGGCTTCCAACCTGACAATCTCATCCGAAGCTGAAGCATAGCTGCCTGTTGGTTCGATCGATTTTGTGCAGCCCAATGCAAGCACTCCGGCGACAGCTATGAAAGCCAGAAGCATCTTGATACGAGGCATCTTGGTTCCTCTTGTTTTGAGTCCTACCTAAACTGGTATACCTAACATTCCGGCCGAGCCAATCTGAGGCGGGAGACTGAGGGATAGTGCAGCGAGTCAACCGCACCGAAAGTGCTCATGCCCAAATGTGCGAACTGGCAGTTGTCGAATGGAATTGGAGATAGCCGGAGATAATCGTGATGGCTCAAGCAATATTGAGTTCTTTGACCACATTGTCAAGCTGATTCTCTGCGCCGGGCCCGCTCTGCAGCACCAAACAGCGTCGATTGGGCTTGCCTCCAAGAGGCGGCCGACAGCGCACGTCGTCGGCCGCTGAGATTCCCTACAGCCTCAACACCCCGCGCACGGCGCCGGGCCACCCGAGAAGATGAAGCTGATCAGGTAAACTGCATCGGAAATGTTTACCGTACCGGAGCAGTCGGCATCGGCGGATTCCAGTGGATTCGGTGCTGGACCGCCGGCAAATATGTAGCTGATCAGATACACCGCATCCGAGATGTTGACAGCAGCACTGCCATCGGCATCGCCGCAGACGTAGGGCGGTTCGATAATCCTGATGCTGGCCGACATCGTGTCCGCTTTCTGGGGTACCCCGGAATCGCGGCACTCGAAACTAAAGTAGAAGGTCGCCACGTAGCTCGGCGTGCCGTCGATCGTGCCGGTGGTTCCGCCGTTGAAGTTGCAGCCGAATGGCAGATCGCCGCCGAGGAAGTTCCACGTGTACGGCGGCGTCCCGCCGATGGCGTATAGGCTCAAGGAATAGGGATCATTTAAGACACCGTCCGGCATGGCGTAGTTCTGAATATGCAACTGACCGTCGCAAGCATCGCCGATACCGTCGCCATTTTCGTCGTACTGCTCGGGGTTAGGCGTAGAGTCGCAGTTGTCGCAAGCATCGCCGGCCAGATCGTTGTCGGTGTCGGTTTGGTCGAGATTGGCAATCAGCGGGCAGTTGTCGGTGGTGTTAGCGATTCCGTCGTTGTCGGAATCGCTGTCGCAGGCATCGCCGATGCCGTCGCCGTCAAGATCGTCCTGATTTGGATTGGCCACATTGACGCAATTGTCGCAAGGATCGTTGACAATGTCGTGATCGGCATCAACCGGTGAGGCCATATACTGACAGATAGCGCTGGCAGCAGTGCGCAAATTAATCGCCGGGCCGATATGGCCGCCGGTGCCCTGCGGCGTGCCGGTTAGCATCAAAAGCGTCCGCATCTCCAGCGGAGTGAGCGGGCGATTGATCACCTGCTTGGCGTATGACTGCAGCGCCGTCACTAAGCCGGCAGAGACCGCCGATGCCGAGCTGGTGCCGTTGAAACTACTGGTGTAGCTTTGGTGATCGTCACCGCCGACAACCGCATAGTCGCCGTAACCGGAGGTGAAGACGTTTTGCCCCCAAGCCTGGACATTGACGCGGCTGCCGTAGGTGGAGAAGTCGAGTTTGTGGTGACCGGTTGATGATGAACCGGCCCCGATGATGATCGATTTGGAATCGCCGCGCGCCATATAGCTGGAGTAGGGGGCGCTATCCAGGTCCTGATTGCCGTTGCCGGCCGCAGCTACGACAATGACGTTTTGATCACCACCATTCTTGACCACGTTCCACACCGTCGGATCGTACTCCGCGGGCGCATAGCCGCCGCCGGCACCGCCGGTCTGCATTTCCAGCAACACGACATCGCCGGGGTCGGAATCGGCAATCGCATTGGCGATGCACGTCGCGCGACGCGAACCCTGCTCGACCGAAATCTCTGGATAGACGTTGACGCTCGCCGCCAATGGCGCAATGCCCGTGACGCCGTAGCCGTTGCTGGGAGCGGCGGTGATGCCGACTGCCGAGGTGCCATGGTCGTTGCCGAATGGCGAGTTCATCGTCTGCCCCGCTTCAACGACAATCGGAATATCGACGAGGTCCTCATGAAGCACATCCCAGCCATACTCGCAATCGGAATAGCGCACATTCTGCCCCTTGCCGTTGCGCGTCCAGAGATAATCGACATTGAATCCCGGATCAGGGCCGCGGTAGCCCTGCAGTGCAACATAATTCGGCGTGGGTGGAGCGTAGTCGCCCGGTGGCGGGGGAGTGATTTCAGCAAGATACACATACTCAACTTCGGGAAGAGCCCGCAACGCGCGAGCGGCGGGCTCGAGCGTGGCATTGTCGGCGCCGGTAATTCTGACCAGCATGATGCCGCGCAAATCGGGCTGCGCCTCACGGGACATCGTGGCGGCTCGCTGCTCGAGTTTTTCGATTTTCGCATCCGGCAGTTGAATCAATTGCTCGAAGCGCAACGCAAATTGACCCGCAACTCTCGACACGTTATCGGCGGCCGCCTTTGCGGGGGATGAGATCTTGCCGTCGGCCGTGGCGCGCATCAACAGATCGTCACGGAACTTGACGTTGAGTTCGTACTGTTTGCCCAGCTGGGTGAAGAGCGGCACGTCGGTCAGCGGTTGGCGCGGCGCCAGGGAGTCAGCAGAGGCAAAACTCCACAGAACGATTGCGAGCGCCATGCTCAGCGATATGTAGCGAGAAGTCGGTGAGGGGCGCCGTTGGATGACGGAAAAATTCATTTTTTGACTCAGTTCTCGATGGGTTGTCCGGTCGTTTCTTCAGCAACAGGCTGAATACACAAGGTAATTCCAAACAGGGCAGTAACAAGTAAAGATACTTAAAATCGGTAATCTGTCAATGCGTCAAGAAACTGATCCCAGGCATGATTTTGCAGCCGGCTGGAGTGACTCTTGACTAAAGTCAAAGACTTCTCCCAACATTCCTCCCATCCTCCCTCCCGCCGAAGATAATGGTGGACTTCGGCTCGCGCGAACTGCTCATTGCCTGTCGATGGAGGGTCGACGCCTTGATGACGCAAACTCCTGATTCCCGATCCAACACCGCCGTCTCCAAATGGCTTTTGGCGATCGTGATCGTCGCCGGGCTGTTCTTCGGGATCGGTTTCTACACCTTCTACTACGCCAAGGGCGGTTCCTACTTATCGGACGATCCCAATGTCTGTATCAACTGCCACATCATGCGCGAGCAATTTGACAGTTGGCAGAAGGGCAGCCATCACGGCGTCGCGGTCTGCAACGACTGCCATCTGCCGCCGTCGTTTCCCGGCCGCTACATTGTCAAGGCCGAAAACGGCTTCAACCACTCGCGCAAATTCACTTTTCAGGATTTTCACGAACCGATTGCCATTCGCCCCGCCAACCGCGAAGTGCTCCAGCAGAATTGCCTGCGCTGCCACGCCCAGTTAATCAGCGAATCGGTCGGGACGTTTACCCATGCGGATGATCATCAAAACTGCGTGCGGTGCCACCGCGAGGTCGGCCACGGCGCAGCTCATTAGGAGGATATCTCGATTATGGCCGAAAGACAGTCGTCCCGCCTGTGGCTCTATGCGCTGATTCTGATCGTGATCGCCGCGGCGACCTTTGCCGTGCTGCTGCTGATGCAGAATATCTCGCTGCGGAAGGAAGAAGCCAAACAGGTCGTGTTCCAGATCGCCACGATCGACGAAAACACCATCGATCCGAAGGAGTGGGGCAAGAACTTCCCGCGCCAGTACGACAACTATCTGCGCACGGTCGACACGGTGCGCACCAAGCACGGCGGCAGCGACGCTTTTCAGAAGCTGGATGCCGACCCGCGCTGGCGTGAGCTGTTCAACGGCTATGCCTTCGGCGTCGACTACCGCGAAGAGCGTGGCCATGCCTACATGCTCTCCGATCAGGACATGACCGAACGCGTCAAGCAGTTCAAGCAGCCGGGCGCCTGCTTGCATTGCCATTCGGCCATCATTCCCGCCTACCGCGCCCAAGGACGCGCAGCCGGCGTGCCGGACAGCGACACGCTGGCGCAGTTGATGAAGGGCTTTGAAATCGTCTGCGGCATGCCGTACGCCGAGGCGCGCAAACTGGTCGACCATCCCGTGACCTGCATGGACTGCCACGATCCGAAGTCGATGGCACTTCGCGTGACGCGGCCGGGATTCCTGAACGGTATCCAGCGCCTCGCCGAGAGCGACTATTCGCTGCCGCATCTGCCCAGCATCACGCGCTGGCAGAAGGGCGATCGCGCCAAGCCGTACAACCCCAACGTCGAAGCGTCACGGCAGGAGATGCGCTCCTTCGTTTGCGGCCAATGCCATGTCGAGTACTATTTCAAGGGCACCGGCAAGCTGCTCACCTATCCGTGGCACAACGGGTTGAATATTGATCAGGTAGAAGCCTATTACGACAGCGCCGGTTTCAAGGACTGGACGCACGCCACCTCCGGCGCACCGACGCTCAAAGCGCAGCACCCGGAGTTCGAGATGTGGAACCAGGGGATTCACGCGCGTTCCGGCGTCGCCTGCGCTGACTGCCATATGCCTTACTACCGTGAGGGCGCCGTCAAGATCAGCGATCATCATGTGCGCAGCCCGCTGTTGAACATCGCCCGCGCCTGCCAGAATTGCCACCGTTACCCGGAAGATGAAATTCTCGCCCGTGCCGAGCGGATTCAGGACAAAACACAGGCGATGATGATTCGTGCTGAAGAAGCCGTCATCGATCTGATCAAGGCGATCGCGGCCGCCAAAATCAATGGCGCGGACAGTGTCGCCCTTATTGCCCCGCGCGATTTTCATCGCAAGGCGCAGTGGCGTCTGGATTATGTCGCGGCGGAAAATTCGATGGGCTTCCATGCCTCGCAGGAAGCGACTCGCATCTTGGGCGAAGCGATCGACTATGCGCGACAAGGTTATATGGATCTGGCGCGGCGTTTCCCGATGATGTCGGCGCAAGCCAGATAGAGCGGACGTTTCTGTCCGACGGTAGCTTCCAGTGAGGATGTGACGGACAAAAATGTCCGTCCTACCGGTTCATTTCGTAAATCAACCGCAGACCATCGAGGGTGATGTCGGGGAGGACGTCCTTGATATACTTGGAAGCCGGCGCGATCAGGCTGGCCAAGCCGCCGGTCGCAACGATTCGCGGCAAAGATCCCATCGCCTTCTGAAGTTGCTCAATGATGTAATCCGCCTGGCCGACCGCGCCCAGATAGAAACCGGCTTTCATGGCCTCTTCCGTTGACTTGCCGATTGGCGACTTGGGCGCTTCAAACGAAATCTTGAAAAGCTGCGCCGCGCGATGCGCCAACGCGCTCTGCGCCGTCTCGATGCCGGGGGCAATCACTCCGCCCAAATAAGCGCCGTCCTTGGAGATCACGTCAAAAGTCGTTGCCGTGCCAAAATCAACGACGATCGCCGGCCCGCCGAAGCGCGCGAACGCCGCCACGGAATTGCAGATGCGGTCGGTACCGATCTCGTTGGGATGGGGATAGTCAAACCGAATATTGAACTTGAGCCCCGCGTGTACCACCACCGGCTCGATCCCGAAGTGCGTCTTGCTCATTTGCCGGAATACCGGATCGAGGCGCGGCACGACCGTAGCCAGGGCGATCCCATCCACGCCCCCGAGCCCTTTTATCTGCATGAACTGACTCAAGAGCAACGCCGATTCGTCCGCCGTGCGCGCGTGGTCGGTGGCGAAGCGCAAAGAGGTGAGCAACTTCTCGCCTTCGTAGAAGCCGATCACGACATTGGTGTTGCCGATATCGATTGCCAGTAACATGCCATATTAATATACCCGATTCCGCCCGCGAGGCAACCGATCCTGAGGTGAACTTTTGCCTTGTCTGGCGCGGCATTTCTGGTACCATACTCCCACGATGTGGCTCAGATTCACGCTTATCGGAACGCTGCTCCTGGCCCTGACGTTGGCCGGCTGCAGCGGCGATCTCGGCGGTAGCTTCGACGGCGCCTCAGGGTTCGTCGACACGGCCCACCGTGTCGACCCCGATGTCCTCGTGCCGACAGAAGTCCGCCTTGATTCCAAGCATAAGAACTACAGTATCATCGAGAACTTCGTCTTTTTGGCGCGGCAAGATACGCTCCGAAGCGCGGTCGTATTCACTTTTCGCCGGGCGCTCAAGGACAACAAATTCATCCGCGCCGAACGTGATTTCTCGGGCTTCGTTCTCGAAGGCTCATACTGGCAAGCACTCCCTTACACCAAGATGCGCCACGATGCCCAACAACTCGAGCAGCAGGCACCGTTCACGTTTGGCGGTCTCGAGTGGACGGCTCCCGCGAAGTCGGGCATCATCCGCTACAATTGGCGCGGCATTTCGCTCGAAATGGAGTTTACCGATCTGCAGCCGGTACAAGTGAACACGAATGGCAGCGATCGCAAACGCGCACACGGTATCGGCACTGGTCTTTTGCGTTACAGGGGATCTGAAGTCCGCGGCACGGTAATCTATGAGCTGATTCAAATCGAAGGCTTCAATGTCATCGATAAATCCGGCGCGGGGATTGAATTCACGAACTACGACTGGCTTGCCGTCAAGACGGAGTCGGGTGCCACCATCATTGCTTCGTCTGATTCGACAACGGCGGGCGATCGCCTGCTCAAGAACTTCGTCGTGATTGACCGCGCTGGTGGGATCAGTGCCGCTGAGGGCTCCAACTTCGTGCGTATCCGCTCAGAAGATCTCCAGCGCGACCGTAAAATCTTCGATTGGCTGGCCAATCGCAAGATCGTCGCTGTCGGCGAACTTGGTCTCGACCTCAATGTTGCCTTCCATGATGCCCGCCTATTCTATACCTCCGGCTTTGCGATCGCCGAAGTGATCGGCAACGTGCAGCTCGACGGCATCTCCACCACAGCTTGGGGAATCGTACAACACTGGCAGCAACCCAAGGCCGATTCCGAGGTGCTCAAATAGCATGAACGAGCACGAACGCGGCATGCTGGAAGACGCCGCCAAACTTTGGCTGGCGCACGATGGCTTGTGGTTCCAAGCGGTTGAACAATCGTTTGGAATGGACAAGGCGATCGAACTCGATAAGCTGGCCTGGGAGCGATTCACCGTTATCGAAGCCAAGCGCATCATGGCGCGACACAATATCGCCCCCAACGGAGGGCTGGCAGCGCTCAAGCTCGCCTTGAGCTATCGGCTTTACGCCTATATCAACGTGCAAGATATCGTCGATGCGACCCCAACCAGCTTCACCTTCCGGATGACCGATTGTCGTGTGCAATCGGCACGCCAACGGCAGCAGATGCAACCATTCCCCTGCAGGGAAGTGGGTATTGTCGAGTATTCCCTCTTTGCGCAGACGATTGATCCGCGGATTAGAACCGAATGTGTTTGTTGCCCGCCCGACCCGAAGCACCCGCAGTTCTGGTGCGCGTGGAAATTCTCGCTCTGAGCTGCGTCGCGCCTAAGACGTTTTTACAGCATCGATTACTTCGGCGTCTGGCGGACTCAGTCGTGCATACTTGAATCCGGCCCAGACGGCAATCCCGTAGAAGAGCAAGTCGATTGGACTGAAAGTCTTCCGAAAAATGGTACTGATCAACTCCGAATTCAGAGACGCAGCTACGGCTGAAAGAGGAACGCCCTCCTGACGTGCGATTTCGATACAGGCCCAGAACAGGTTGCCCAAGAGGACTCCCAGCAGCGCCATCACCGCGCCGACAACGGCAAATGAGGTGTCGATTCCCCGTCCCAGCAGACGAACACCCAGTTCCGCCAAAAAGCCGACACCGATGGCGGCGTAGCCAATCTGGATATGAGTAATCCACGTCAGCAGACCCCAGGCGACGGCTCCGATCACGCCGCCCAAGGCGCCACCAAAAATCCCGAGAGTGAGATTCTGATTGTCACGCATCTGCCGGCGCAATTGCTCCAGTCCAAGCGAACTCCCCGGATTTTGATTTTGGTCCTCCGGCATACGATCTCCTCCGTTTTTGTGCCCCAGGTATTAAATCTGACAGGCAGCGAGTCTGCATGTCAGGCAGCTTGTCAACCAATTGGCGGTTGGCACGACGCTACTGCTGCCAGCGTATGACCTGCTCGTGGTAGGCCGCCGCCATTTCCTCGGCGCGTTTGCGATCCTCCGACTCGGCGACCACAGTGAAGTACGCTGCATTGCGATCCGGCGCAATCCAGATCCAACCGCCGTCCTCGAGAAAGCGCGCGCCGTCGACTAATTGCCGCTCGCGGCCTTCGGTATGTTCCATCAGCAGGCGCATGACCTGGCCTTTCTTCGACCAGGAGCACGGTACCTGTCGCACCGAGGCATGGTACTTCTCGAACTCGCGGCGCAGCTCCGCCAAATCGGCCCGATTGCGAGCCAGCATTTCCATCAGCTTGACCGTTGCGAACATGCCGTCCGCGCCCAGTTGAAATCTCGATAGCAAAAAGCCGCCGCGAGTGCCGCCGACGAAATCAACTTCATCACCCATAAATGCCTGCATCATGGCCAGATGATCCCCGCGCACACGTATAACCTGCACTCCGTACTGCCGAGCGATCTGTTCAACGCCCATACTGGCCATGATCGGCACCGCAATCTTTCGCGTCTGGTAAGTACTCAGGAACAGCGACGTCACCATCAAGAGCAACAACTGATCCGAGATCCGCTCGCCGTCCCGATCGACAACGGTGATCTTTTCGGCGCTGCGGGCCAGCTGGATTCCGAAATCGGCGCCCAGGGACTTGACAATCGAGCCGAGTTGCTCGATCGAATTGCTGCTCTGGGCCGGCGGCAGCGTGGGATTCGGGAAAGCATTGATCGAGATCAGCTCAGCATTCAGAGTGCTGAAGATACTGCCGAAGATCTCCGAGGCGCCGCCGTGGATGAAGTCGATCACAATCTTGAACCGTCGGTTGACAATCGCCTCAACGTCGATGTGCTTGAGGAAGTCGCTGCGATACGATTCGACGATGCGGGTTGGATAGTCGAGGGTGCCGACGCTCTCAACACCGACGCGGCGAAAATCTTCGCGGGCGAAGAGCGTCTCGATGGCGCGGGTCTTGCGCGTTGGCAAGTCCATACCGTCGGGACCGATGAAGATCAGGTCGGTGATGTGATAATCCACCGGGTTTTGGCGTACATGCACGCCGCCGCCGTGTTTACCGGATTTCAGCTCGTAGCGCATGACCGGAATCGGCAGCGTCTGCAGGTCGACAACGTTAATGCCGCACGACAGTAGTCCCGAGGCGAACGCGCGCGAGAACACCCGCGAGGCCGATGAAGCACCGCGGCTGACGACGATCGATTGATTGCGTGCCAGCGTTGCGCCGAAAGCGGCTCCCAGCTTGGCGGCGAATTCTGGGGTGATCTCAATATTGCCGAGGCCGGAAACCTTGGAATCGGAAAACAGTTCGCGGTTCCATTTCTCGCCCCAGATCAGCGACGACGAGACTGTCGCTCCGGCTTCAACTTCCTTGCCCGGCCAGATCTTGCAGTTCGACTTGACCGTGGCACCGCTCCGCAGCTTCACGTGGTCGCTGATCACGGCCTCCTCATTGATATTGACCTTGTCCTCGACCGTGACGTGGTTGCAGACGATGGCTTGGGAAATGTGAGCGCCGGACCCCACCGTCGTGTCATGCCAGATCACAGAATTCTCGATCACGGCCTCACCGGCGATCCGGCAGCGATCGCCGATCACGGAATTGCTGATCGCTGCTCCCGCCTCGATGGTGGCGCCGTCGCCGACAATCACCGCGCCGGCCAATCGCGCATGTTCGTCGACGTGGAAATCGCGACTGATCCAGACGGTGGCGTTCTCCCGATGCAGTTTGTTGTAACTGGTTTCGATGCCGACCTTTTCCTGCAGGATATCCAGATGCGCCTTCTGGTACTCCGACAGATTCCCGATATCGCGCCAATATCCTTCGGCAACGTAGCCGAACAATCGCGCGCCCTCCTTGAGCATTGCCGGGAACAGGTTCTGCGAGAAATCAAAGCTCTTGCCCTTGGGGATCCGCTCGAAGACCTGAGGTTCGAGAATGTAGATGCCGGTATTGATCGTATCGGAAAACACCTCCCCCCACGTCGGCTTTTCCAGGAACCGCGATATCCGGCCGTCCGTATCGGTAATCACCACGCCGTAGGCGAGCGGATTCTCCATCCGCGTCAGAACAATCGTGGCTTCGGCCTGCTTCGACTCGTGATAGCTGATCGCAGCCGTGAGATCAAAATCGGTCAGAACATCACCGGAGATGACCAGCACGCGATTGCCGTGGTAAAGTTCTTCGGCGTTCTTGACGGCGCCGGCCGTACCAAGATCGTCCTCGGCCAGCAGGTATTTCATCGTGACGCCCAACTCCGTGCCGTCGTGGAAGTAGTTCTGTATCTCCTCCGGCTGGAAATAGAGCAGCGTGACGTAGTCCCGCAGGCCGTGCTTCTTCAGCAGGTTGACGATGTGATGCAGCATCGGCAGATTGGCTACCGGCACCATCGGCTTGGGCAGACTTTGCGTCAGTGGTCGCAATCGAGTGCCGAACCCGCCGGCCATGATCACTGTCTTCATTTTCTATCGCAATTCCTCTTCCGTCCTGCACTGCAGCAGATTGTTCTCAAAATACTCGATAATATCATAAAAGTCAGCGAATCCCAGCCAGTCAACCGATTTTTCCCGCGCCACTTGAACCAGATCGTCGCGCGCAAACAGGATGTCGGCCACTCCGACGGCACACCGATCGGAAAATCCATCGCCGATGTAAACCGTGGTTTCACCCTCCTGCCTCAGCGTGCGCACCCGCTCGCCCTTGCAGGTACCGCAGAAGCCGCAGCCACGAGTGAAATAAGGGAAAGTCGGAATGATGCCGCCGTTGATGAAATGAGCGCGGTTGGAATGAATGTCCAATCCGGCGAAACCCGCTCTACTCAAGAAGGCTTCGATGTAGAAGTCGAGACCGTCGGAAACGATGTGCAGCGGTATCTCATGTCTGGCCAACAACGCCACAAACTCTCCAAATCCGCGCTCAACCTCGATTCGGTGCAACGCGGCGATCATTTCTTCGCGCGTCGAAGCGATATAGTGACACTCCCGCCACAGGCATTCCCGGGAGGTGATCTTCTGCTCGATCCATAGTTTAACCGTGCCGGAATTGCGCCTGCCGGAGAAATGATTGAAGAGCGAGGCACCGACATCTTTGGCGGAAATCGTGCCGTCAAAATCCGTAAACACTCGGAGTCCACGCCCGGTAGTCATCCGATTAACCGAAACGCCCCCCAGATCACAACAAGCGAGAGAGCCGTCAATCCCGGCAGCAATGCCTTGCGCCGCAGGGCGTTCAGCGCATAGGCCAACAAGGCCGACGGAATCGCCAGCAGGTAGACTTGTATCAGTGCCGTCTGCAACAAAGTCTTGCGCTCACCACCGGTAAACGCCACGATACCGGCAGCCACCAGCGCAACGATCATAACGATCAGGATGACCCGATAAGTCACTGCCATGAATCGGTCGAAATCGCGCCAGCCCGTCATCGGCGTAAGCCCTCAATAATCATGCTGATTGCCGTGTACAACAGCACTGCCGTAAACAGCAGCTTTATGTAAAGCGACTCGATCTTGTGAAACAGATTTGACCCCGCGAATGCGCCCAGCGCCGTGCCCAAAGTTGCGAACGGCACCCAGTCGAGCGGGACATCACCGCGGCTCATATAAGGGATCACGGCCACCGCCGCGCTGATGCCGATCATCATCGACGAGGCCGCCACCGCTTCCTTAACCGACTTACCCAAAGTTAGTTGCATGATCGGAACTTTTACGATCCCGCCGCCGATGCCGAGCAATCCAACCAAACCGCCGGCAAATACCGAGACACCCAACGCCAGCGGATAGCCGGTACCGACTGCGTCGTCTTTCGGTTTGGCTTCGTGCCGACC from Candidatus Zixiibacteriota bacterium encodes the following:
- the groES gene encoding co-chaperone GroES — its product is MNIHPLQDRVLVKPLQQEEVKKGGIIIPDTAKEKPQEGQIMAAGPGRLSDDGKLLAMSVKVGDKILYGKYSGSEVSVDGAEFLIMRESDILAVLK
- a CDS encoding thrombospondin type 3 repeat-containing protein — protein: MNFSVIQRRPSPTSRYISLSMALAIVLWSFASADSLAPRQPLTDVPLFTQLGKQYELNVKFRDDLLMRATADGKISSPAKAAADNVSRVAGQFALRFEQLIQLPDAKIEKLEQRAATMSREAQPDLRGIMLVRITGADNATLEPAARALRALPEVEYVYLAEITPPPPGDYAPPTPNYVALQGYRGPDPGFNVDYLWTRNGKGQNVRYSDCEYGWDVLHEDLVDIPIVVEAGQTMNSPFGNDHGTSAVGITAAPSNGYGVTGIAPLAASVNVYPEISVEQGSRRATCIANAIADSDPGDVVLLEMQTGGAGGGYAPAEYDPTVWNVVKNGGDQNVIVVAAAGNGNQDLDSAPYSSYMARGDSKSIIIGAGSSSTGHHKLDFSTYGSRVNVQAWGQNVFTSGYGDYAVVGGDDHQSYTSSFNGTSSASAVSAGLVTALQSYAKQVINRPLTPLEMRTLLMLTGTPQGTGGHIGPAINLRTAASAICQYMASPVDADHDIVNDPCDNCVNVANPNQDDLDGDGIGDACDSDSDNDGIANTTDNCPLIANLDQTDTDNDLAGDACDNCDSTPNPEQYDENGDGIGDACDGQLHIQNYAMPDGVLNDPYSLSLYAIGGTPPYTWNFLGGDLPFGCNFNGGTTGTIDGTPSYVATFYFSFECRDSGVPQKADTMSASIRIIEPPYVCGDADGSAAVNISDAVYLISYIFAGGPAPNPLESADADCSGTVNISDAVYLISFIFSGGPAPCAGC
- the nrfH gene encoding cytochrome c nitrite reductase small subunit; this translates as MTQTPDSRSNTAVSKWLLAIVIVAGLFFGIGFYTFYYAKGGSYLSDDPNVCINCHIMREQFDSWQKGSHHGVAVCNDCHLPPSFPGRYIVKAENGFNHSRKFTFQDFHEPIAIRPANREVLQQNCLRCHAQLISESVGTFTHADDHQNCVRCHREVGHGAAH
- a CDS encoding ammonia-forming cytochrome c nitrite reductase subunit c552 — its product is MAERQSSRLWLYALILIVIAAATFAVLLLMQNISLRKEEAKQVVFQIATIDENTIDPKEWGKNFPRQYDNYLRTVDTVRTKHGGSDAFQKLDADPRWRELFNGYAFGVDYREERGHAYMLSDQDMTERVKQFKQPGACLHCHSAIIPAYRAQGRAAGVPDSDTLAQLMKGFEIVCGMPYAEARKLVDHPVTCMDCHDPKSMALRVTRPGFLNGIQRLAESDYSLPHLPSITRWQKGDRAKPYNPNVEASRQEMRSFVCGQCHVEYYFKGTGKLLTYPWHNGLNIDQVEAYYDSAGFKDWTHATSGAPTLKAQHPEFEMWNQGIHARSGVACADCHMPYYREGAVKISDHHVRSPLLNIARACQNCHRYPEDEILARAERIQDKTQAMMIRAEEAVIDLIKAIAAAKINGADSVALIAPRDFHRKAQWRLDYVAAENSMGFHASQEATRILGEAIDYARQGYMDLARRFPMMSAQAR
- a CDS encoding type III pantothenate kinase; this encodes MLLAIDIGNTNVVIGFYEGEKLLTSLRFATDHARTADESALLLSQFMQIKGLGGVDGIALATVVPRLDPVFRQMSKTHFGIEPVVVHAGLKFNIRFDYPHPNEIGTDRICNSVAAFARFGGPAIVVDFGTATTFDVISKDGAYLGGVIAPGIETAQSALAHRAAQLFKISFEAPKSPIGKSTEEAMKAGFYLGAVGQADYIIEQLQKAMGSLPRIVATGGLASLIAPASKYIKDVLPDITLDGLRLIYEMNR